One stretch of Armigeres subalbatus isolate Guangzhou_Male chromosome 2, GZ_Asu_2, whole genome shotgun sequence DNA includes these proteins:
- the LOC134211231 gene encoding uncharacterized protein LOC134211231, which yields MDECSQNSSELQLFYDKSTEVVVYPELFPDELPSLEAEIKRGYKELKERQQEASKEKRKTKSASRKNDTKVTKILYPAPAKFLGCRHNETTIIDRDILNPNEHLRLLATPRVKPKPQYARIVQLTVPPATNHIKTLAQPKAYHVKDTINLHSKQLKPHQLERMNERLNARDFLTIAESRQFARQQKRDELRWLRHRKRQERKLKKKIVRLELAYLRDVMRKVYRQTRNYFLDDETPTLEGELAIASEVILTRICELIGVAVPQRDGANILDKYYYQLSDKAAMWTWKIMQSAGVTFERPEDVEKRLSAASSIFEDPTRLKQEDVGETEEEDEQFIGLTNSTQDIIKEMLESCIATAILAHHHLEQQSAIEGVPQSVSHTAIRGTISEETTKTERDKGSKVNFLPRMSSIAVDPSQLNEQNDEVELEQNE from the exons ATGGATGAGTGCAGTCAAAATTCTAGTGAACTGCAACTGTTCTACGATAAGTCGACCGAGGTGGTCGTCTATCCAGAACTGTTTCCAGATGAACTTCCGTCGCTGGAAGCAGAAATCAAGCGTGGATACAAGGAACTCAAAGAAAGACAACAGGAGGCATCGAAGGAGAAACGTAAAACGAAGTCGGCTTCACGGAAAAACGATACTAAGGTGACGAAGATATTGTATCCAGCACCAGCGAAGTTTCTGGGATGTAGACACAACGAAACCACAATTATCGACAGAGATATTCTGAACCCCAACGAGCACCTTCGACTTTTGGCAACTCCACGAGTGAAG CCAAAACCGCAATATGCACGAATCGTACAGCTAACCGTGCCACCGGCTACCAACCATATCAAAACGCTTGCTCAACCAAAAGCCTATCACGTGAAAGATACAATCAATCTCCACTCTAAACAGCTCAAGCCACACCAACTAGAAAGAATGAACGAACGCCTCAATGCACGCGATTTCCTTACCATAGCCGAATCACGCCAATTCGCTCGCCAACAAAAGCGAGACGAACTTCGTTGGTTAAGACACCGGAAGCGCCAAGAGCGGAAGCTCAAGAAGAAAATAGTGCGATTGGAGCTGGCCTATCTTCGAGATGTCATGAGGAAAGTCTATCGCCAAACTAGAAATTACTTCTTAGATGACGAAACGCCAACACTAGAAGGCGAGCTGGCTATAGCATCAGAAGTCATATTAACTAGGATTTGTGAGCTTATTGGCGTTGCTGTCCCACAAAGAGATGGTGCGAATATTCTCGACAAATATTACTACCAACTGAGCGACAAGGCAGCGATGTGGACGTGGAAAATCATGCAATCTGCTGGAGTAACATTTGAACGCCCGGAAGATGTAGAAAAAAGGCTTTCGGCAGCATCCAGCATTTTCGAGGATCCAACCCGTTTAAAGCAGGAAGACGTTGGCGAAACCGAAGAGGAAGACGAACAATTTATTGGCCTTACTAATTCAACACAGGACATAATAAAGGAAATGTTGGAGTCATGTATTGCTACAGCTATTTTGGCTCATCATCATTTGGAACAACAGAGTGCGATTGAAGGAGTTCCCCAAAGTGTGTCACATACAGCAATACGAGGAACCATTAGTGAAGAAACTACGAAAACTGAACGAGACAAGGGATCTAAAGTTAACTTCTTGCCACGTATGTCATCGATAGCCGTTGATCCGTCTCAgttgaatgaacaaaatgacGAGGTTGAATTGGAACAGAATGAGTAA